From the genome of Malus sylvestris chromosome 6, drMalSylv7.2, whole genome shotgun sequence, one region includes:
- the LOC126627214 gene encoding nucleotide pyrophosphatase/phosphodiesterase-like has translation MESFCSFLSLKAAFLLIFLVNSSAGHQHYRNKEGGDGVQPLSKILIHKTVNAIHEKASVHASPLLLGTTGKDYEWVTVNVVSPNPSANDWLGVFSPAKFNASSCPFTEDYYEPYLCTAPIKYKYANHSNANYNKTGKNTLYFRLINQRSDFAFALFSGGLSSPKLVAISNAIVFANPKAPLYPRLALGKHWDEMTVTWTSGYDISEAVPFVEWGFAGEAQTRSPAGTLTFPRGSMCDEPARTVGWRDPGFFHTSFLKNLWPNSKYTYKLGHRLNTGSYIWSKTYNFTSSPYPGQDSLQKVIIFGDMGKAERDGSNEYADYQPGALLTTDALIKDLDNIDIVFHIGDMPYANGYISQWDQFTSQVEPIASAVPYMVASGNHERTTPNTGGFYDVNDSGGECGVPAETMFFFPAENRAKFWYQTDYGMFHFCIADTEHDWREGSEQYRFIEKCLAAADRNKQPWLIFAAHRVLGYSSNSWYGQEGQFSEPMGRDDMQKLWQRYKVDIAFFGHVHNYERICPIYQNQCVNSEISHYSGTVNGTIHVVVGGGGSHLSDFSTLKTVWSVYQDRDFGYTKLTAFNHSSLLFEYMKSSDGKVYDSFTISRDYRDVLACVHDGCEPTTLAT, from the exons ATGGAGAGCTTCTGCAGCTTCCTGTCTCTGAAGGCCGCGTTCTTATTGATTTTCTTAGTGAATTCCTCAGCAGGTCATCAACATTACAGGAACAAGGAGGGAGGTGATGGAGTGCAGCCACTTTCCAAGATTTTAATCCACAAAACCGTGAACGCGATTCACGAAAAGGCTTCCGTTCATGCGTCCCCTCTACTTCTCGGCACCACG GGGAAGGATTATGAATGGGTAACTGTGAATGTTGTTAGTCCTAATCCTTCTGCTAATGACTGGTTGGGAGTCTTCTCTCCAGCAAAATTCAA TGCATCAAGTTGTCCATTCACAGAAGATTACTATGAGCCATATCTGTGCACAGCTCCTATCAAG TACAAATATGCGAACCACTCCAATGCCAATTACAACAAGACAGGCAAAAACACTCTGTATTTCCGGTTGATCAATCAACGCTCGGATTTCGCATTTGCATTGTTCTCCGGCGGGCTGTCAAGC CCGAAATTAGTGGCAATTTCTAATGCTATAGTTTTCGCAAATCCAAAGGCGCCTCTTTACCCTCGTCTTGCTCTAGGGAAGCACTGGGATGAA ATGACAGTAACCTGGACAAGCGGCTACGACATCAGTGAAGCTGTACCATTTGTCGAGTGGGGTTTCGCGGGAGAAGCTCAAACTCGATCCCCAGCAGGAACATTGACTTTCCCTCGAGGAAGCATGTGTG ATGAACCAGCACGAACAGTTGGTTGGCGCGATCCTGGTTTCTTCCATACAAgttttttgaaaaatttgtggcctaattcaaa GTACACTTACAAGCTTGGTCATAGGTTAAACACTGGTTCCTACATCTGGAGCAAGACCTACAATTTTACGTCATCCCCGTATCCAGGACAGGACTCGTTGCAGAAGGTTATCATATTCGGTGACATGGGAAAG GCTGAGCGTGATGGTTCAAATGAATACGCTGATTACCAGCCCGGGGCACTCCTTACCACAGATGCACTGATCAAGGACCTGGATAACATTGACATAGTCTTTCACATTGGGGATATGCCCTATGCCAATGGATACATCTCACAGTGGGACCAGTTTACATCACAGGTGGAGCCCATTGCATCAGCTGTGCCTTATATGGTTGCAAG CGGCAATCATGAACGAACTACACCAAACACCGGAGGCTTCTATGACGTAAATGATTCAGGTGGTGAATGTGGTGTGCCGGCTGAgaccatgtttttttttcctgctgAGAACAGAGCCAAGTTCTG GTATCAAACAGACTATGGAATGTTCCACTTCTGCATAGCAGACACTGAGCATGATTGGAGGGAAGGTTCTGAGCAGTACAGATTCATTGAGAAGTGCCTTGCAGCAGCTGACAGGAACAAACAGCCTTGGCTGATATTCGCTGCTCATCGTGTTCTCGGTTATTCCTCCAACTCCTGGTATGGCCAGGAGGGTCAATTTTCAGAGCCTATGGGAAGAGATGACATGCAAAAGCTCTGGCAAAGGTACAAGGTGGACATTGCATTTTTTGGCCATGTCCATAactatgaaagaatatgccCCATTTATCAG aatcaaTGTGTGAATTCGGAAATCTCTCACTATTCGGGGACGGTGAACGGAACAATCCATGTAGTTGTTGGCGGAGGAGGCAGCCACTTATCGGATTTCAGCACACTGAAGACAGTTTGGAGTGTTTACCAAGATCGGGACTTTGGGTACACGAAACTCACAGCATTCAACCACTCATCACTTCTGTTTGAGTACATGAAGAGCAGTGATGGCAAGGTCTATGATTCCTTCACAATCTCAAGAGATTACAGAGATGTTTTGGCCTGTGTTCATGATGGCTGTGAACCAACCACTTTGGCTACGTAA